One stretch of Zerene cesonia ecotype Mississippi chromosome 20, Zerene_cesonia_1.1, whole genome shotgun sequence DNA includes these proteins:
- the LOC119835139 gene encoding uncharacterized protein LOC119835139, translating into MYAPATAALLLAALTALPCRGTDADTTLLNEKREVTPPTINKFYQMLHGTLNETKPRNLNNSLNFMHSFESNLKYPTAIDKFQECCHSGVPAENTANETKSLNGALSPYLDKDRKHRKRRVEYIIRPIENVSIHDRYEVTTRSFLTPSPLALERRKKPGETGSSAPLLNYIFDTYSNTHQHRNDRAGLGNSIYVAAAPEIEALVGSTAYMDCKVDALHDKLVSWVRRKSDEAPMELLTTGTQLYTADDRYSARFIPPDIWRLEVKSVRPTDAAFYDCQLSAHPPRTARVTLRVPEVSVKIVDGAGAVVSEQVCEVGSTVALRCEVRGLKMEGGPSLLWHRREFLLNDDTTRGGISVRTEFGANGANSVLRVARVRGDDAGRYSCSVSRAPPPAPQPAHVMLHVIKGESLAELHQGVNSNRLDCLALVASLAICVVLQAIYIV; encoded by the exons ATGTACGCGCCGGCCACAGCGGCGCTATTGCTAGCCGCGCTTACTGCTCTTCCCTGCCGAG GGACCGATGCTGACACAACACTTCTGAACGAAAAACGGGAAGTTACCCCGCCAACTATAAACAAATTCTATCAAATGCTGCACGGCACACTCAACGAAACAAAACCTCGTAACTTAAATAACTCCCTTAACTTTATGCATAGTTTCGAATCTAATCTAAAGTATCCCACTGCTATTGATAAGTTTCAAGAATGCTGTCACAGTGGCGTACCAGCTGAAAATACTGCAAATGAAACCAAAAGTTTAAACGGTGCTTTAAGTCCTTATTTAGACAAGGACAGGAAACATAGAAAGAGACGGGTCGAATATATTATCCGGCCGATTGAAAATGTCTCTATACATGACCGATATGAAGTGACCACTCGGTCGTTTTTAACTCCCTCCCCTTTAGCTTTGGAAAGGAGGAAGAAGCCGGGGGAGACGGGATCGAGTGCGCCATTgctcaattatatatttgatacgtATTCAAATACACATCAACATAGAAATGACAG GGCTGGTCTCGGAAATAGTATATACGTAGCAGCGGCTCCTGAGATCGAGGCTCTGGTGGGCTCCACGGCATACATGGACTGTAAAGTGGACGCCTTGCACGATAAACTG GTATCGTGGGTTCGTCGGAAAAGCGATGAAGCACCCATGGAGCTTCTCACTACAGGAACACAACTTTACACAGCTGATGACAG GTATTCAGCCCGCTTCATTCCGCCTGACATTTGGAGGTTAGAAGTGAAGTCAGTGAGACCGACAGACGCGGCCTTCTATGATTGTCAGCTGTCCGCCCATCCGCCGCGGACCGCGCGGGTCACTTTGAGGGTGCCTG aaGTGTCAGTGAAAATAGTTGACGGTGCTGGCGCCGTGGTCTCCGAGCAGGTGTGTGAAGTTGGTAGCACTGTAGCACTACGCTGTGAAGTCAGAGGTCTCAAGATGGAGGGTGGTCCCTCGCTGTTGTGGCATCGGAGGGAGTTCCTACTTAACGATGATACAACTAGAGGTGGAATTAG TGTACGGACGGAATTCGGCGCGAACGGCGCAAACTCCGTGCTGCGGGTGGCGCGCGTGCGCGGTGACGACGCGGGCCGCTACTCCTGCAGCGTGTCACGCGCGCCGCCGCCTGCGCCGCAGCCCGCGCATGTCATGCTGCATGTTATAAAAG GTGAGAGTCTAGCTGAGCTGCATCAAGGCGTCAATTCAAACAGACTGGACTGCTTGGCTCTCGTCGCCTCGCTGGCGATATGCGTCGTTTTACAAGCTATctacattgtttaa
- the LOC119835048 gene encoding integrin alpha-4-like encodes MLKLSIFLLTIITSVHSLYHIPSMKKFSPQKEMAEEALFGYSIAYQASTKRLFISAPKADHVGKVFTMDENGNMTKISFYLDNINITAEHSIWLGATVRASNDFFVTCAPRYGEMKYPSTKKKERALAVLGLCFIQAVNADMHTLKGLQKQERATFGTKFEYRMDSFGWDIGIDNEMEVILGSPIHRGQVSIYEDPLSTDNPKLISKIVPKDAVDHNYGYSITFGKFFTNESLFAISSTYGDVGIGKVFFFNKKYTHIQTIRSDRVGIMFGAALCSLRLNVHYDSLLIGAPTYAEDANTNDAGAVYVFVPDSDVSANRLVYKKTIKATEVGGYFGNAMLNLGDMDGDGKDEVAIAAPYEDDGAGAVYIYSGYSLLNEPTTYRVRVKPEGFRSFGFSLTSIENQENGCNDLSIGAPYSNSVFLVQCMASVTVQLRATLPSFQFKHVDKLENFDMEVCLDVTYPEKPREIDAAIEIRIELSTIYSKLKEGSDTGIFSYVVAINDKKPPYCRKLGVQVKIPNTEFFQVIEYNITAGLLSNPEDSVNFEPSRVLLSERSRLSLQGKESVSTCGAGKTVCIPNIVHTISSSMKLLNSSAFEYWLGSTDREHFAISLENKGDPAYSLCTVIQIEGVNVLTHPRSCSREHNSFLCKPRFTLQKGDIWNMGNFLLETGILNSKDKQIKIINEVYNHCGNVSEKQYYEKTVILYPDSSLQLNGVTNPNDMINTTAENLNTVEKKFEHVYTITNRGKTNWVGMLSEIVFNNSFHIDFLYTTIYAYPEWGAIVCPVSDGSNLNYENKFICNIGDMRPNQKITIYISIVTKIGSFEESDDAKNISISTAIHLLDVKSSRLSIGLETILLCQIPSVALWIIIVAVIFSLILLAIIAFVLYKCGFLRRKKKGELKTLKKEYHRRSMLRQSMRASRINTGDNNILLEHENDQTNKQPS; translated from the exons atgttaaaactga GTATTTTCCTTCTCACAATAATAACGTCGGTTCATAGTTTATACCACATTCCATCTATGAAAAAATTCAGTCCCCAAAAAGAAATGGCGGAAGAAGCTCTGTTTGGCTACAGCATTGCTTATCAAGCATCGACCAAAAG attatttataagtgCCCCAAAAGCAGATCATGTTGGGAAAGTCTTTACTATGGATGAAAATGGAAACATGACTAAAATATCCTTCTATTTAGATAACA taaatattactGCGGAACATAGCATTTGGCTCGGTGCGACTGTGAGGGCATCCAACGATTTCTTTGtg aCATGCGCACCACGATATGGGGAAATGAAATATccatcaacaaaaaaaaaag AGAGAGCTCTGGCTGTATTGGGACTATGCTTCATACAAGCCGTTAATGCTGATATGCATACATTAAAAGGGCTCCAGAAACAAGAAAGAGCTACGTTTGGTACTAAATTTG aatacAGAATGGATTCATTCGGTTGGGATATTGGAATAGACAATGAAATGGAAGTTATTCTAGGAAGCCCAATCCATAGAG GTCAAGTGTCAATTTATGAAGATCCTCTCAGTACAGACAAtccaaaattaatatcaaaaatagtCCCAAAGGACGCAGTGGATCACAATTATG GTTATAGCATAACATTTGGAAAATTCTTTACAAATGAATCGCTATTTGCAATAAGTTCAACGTATGGGGACGTTGGAATTGGAAAG GTGTTTTTCTTTAACAagaaatatacacatattcaGACAATAAGAAGCGACCGAGTGGGAATAATGTTTGGCGCAGCGCTATGCTCGCTCAGGTTGAATGTCCACTATGATTCGCTTCTCATCGGTGCTCCAACTTATGCTGAGGATGCAAATACTAATGATGCAGGAGCAGTGTACGTTTTCGTACCGGATTCAGACGTTTCGGCTAAT AGATTAGTTTACAAAAAGACAATAAAAGCTACTGAGGTTGGTGGCTATTTTGGAAATGCGATGCTTAACTTGGGTGACATGGATGGGGATGGGAAAGATG aaGTGGCAATAGCAGCTCCGTATGAAGACGACGGGGCAGGGGCagtgtatatttattcagGATATTCCCTTCTGAATGAACCTACTACATACCGGGTTAGGGTAAAACCAGAAGGATTCCGCTCGTTCGGCTTCAGTTTAACATCTATTGAAAATCAAGAAAACGGCTGCAATG ATTTATCCATCGGTGCTCCATACAGTAACAGTGTTTTCCTTGTACAATGCATGGCTTCTGTGACAGTTCAATTAAGAGCAACACTTCCAAGCTTTCag TTTAAGCATGTTGATAAATTGGAAAACTTTGACATGGAAGTATGTTTGGATGTAACGTATCCGGAAAAGCCAAGGGAAATCGATGCag CTATAGAAATCAGAATTGAGCTATCAACTATATATTCGAAGTTAAAAGAGGGATCAGATACCGGTATCTTTTCTTACGTAGTGGctataaatgataagaaacCGCCGTATTGCCGAAAACTCGGGGTGCAAGTGAAGATACCG AACACTGAATTCTTCCAAGTAATCGAGTACAACATAACAGCTGGGCTTCTAAGTAATCCAGAAGACAGCGTAAACTTCGAGCCATCTCGTGTTCTTTTGAGCGAGAGAAGTCGGTTATCGTTGCAAGGCAAGGAGTCGGTTTCGACTTGCGGAGCTGGCAAAACTGTCTGTATTCCTAACATTGTGCATACAATATCATCTTCTATGAA attaCTGAATTCGTCAGCGTTTGAATATTGGTTAGGCAGTACTGACAGGGAACATTTCGCTATTTCTTTAGAAAATAAAGGTGACCCAGCCTATTCGTTGTGTACAGTTATACAGATCGAAGGAGTTAATGTTCTGACACATCCTAGAAGCTGTAGCAGAGAACATAACAGTTTCCTCTGCAAACCCCGTTTCACTTTGCAAAAGGGTGATATTTGG AATATGGGAAATTTTCTATTAGAAACGGGAATATTGAATAGTAaggataaacaaataaaaataattaacgaaGTGTACAATCACTGCGGCAATGTTTCTGAAAagcaatattatgaaaaaactgTTATATTGTATCCTGACTCTAGTTTACAGTTGAACGG aGTAACCAATCCCAATGATATGATTAATACAACAGCTGAAAACTTGAACACTGTCGAGAAGAAATTTGAACACGTTTATACT aTAACCAATAGAGGTAAAACCAATTGGGTGGGGATGCTGAGTgagattgtatttaataatagtttccATATTGATTTTCTCTACACTACGATATAT GCGTATCCAGAATGGGGTGCCATTGTGTGTCCTGTAAGTGACGGAAGTAATTTAAACTACGAGAACAAATTCATTTGTAATATCGGTGATATGAGGCCGAATCAGAAAATAACGATATATATCAGTATTGTGACGAAAATCGGATCTTTTG AAGAATCAGATGATGCtaaaaacatatcaatatCAACAGCGATACATTTATTAGACGTAAAAAGTTCACGGCTAAGCATAGG GCTAGAGACCATATTACTCTGTCAGATACCATCTGTGGCTTTGTGGATTATCATAGTGGCTGTTATATTTAGCTTGATTTTGCTGGCTATAATAGCGTTTGTTCTCTATAAG TGCGGTTTTCTGCGGCGAAAGAAAAAAGgtgaattaaaaacattgaagaAAGAGTACCATAGACGGAGTATG ctGCGTCAGTCGATGCGTGCTTCTAGAATAAATACAggtgataataatatactattggAACACGAAAATGATCAGACAAATAAACAGCCGTcgtaa